From the Cryptomeria japonica chromosome 2, Sugi_1.0, whole genome shotgun sequence genome, one window contains:
- the LOC131038393 gene encoding zinc finger CCCH domain-containing protein 30 isoform X2, translated as MCGGPEHPEPCSVCGTGTTGVPDKDNNNVRVNKLKDVGGVYSSLLESAANNDLISLEQILKEDVLKINEASFWYGRKHGFNQMALEQRTPVMIAALFGSLDVLNYILTIYSTYGFDINHKCGSDNSTALHCAAAGGACYAIETVKLLIQSGADINSLDALGRRPADLIMFSPKLPHGRSVLKEMLNANADIELNSFTLPNVANNVSKATFCFSEFVHEDAIKSHGGDSSRSGSASPLSSPPRSSSPELSYTPCPSTSPNFIELSKTFCVNSEKKEYPIDPSLPDIKNSIYSTDEFRMFCFKVRPCSRAYSHDWTECPFVHPGENARRRDPRRFHYSCVPCPDFRKGDCGRGDACEYAHGVFESWLHPAQYRTRLCKDGTSCARRVCFFAHKPEELRPLYVSTGSAVSSPRTSAPIDMATVMAPLVPGSPSSVLMMPSFSPSNSPQTNLFTPPMSPSSPSASKACHSSLGVWSQSNLPTLHLPSGGCQTSRLRAALSARDLPLDDQTGGLENDGQIANEALSNHVRMNAAVSALSGEGSRSLRSGKYRGHFLNSASSKNLDDLFAYEISLPGVADVEPSVVQHTSNQVQSNKTMQGHLQLQNQKQLSIGTQTLPRVTTQMHQVAADPQSPRHSFLQTSMLSSTYGLSSLGRMPSINGDLEGEKFRGSPLSPVMSSNINSRSASFSNRERSNYGHTDLGAHLVSSGSSDWASPNGKLDWGVHGEELSKFRKSASFGYRNSNELDSSWNQFLVKDSLTNGGHDNNQSYSMETSNNGTTKDTQHAVLASWIDQMHLDQKEL; from the exons ATGTGTGGAGGTCCAGAGCATCCAGAGCCTTGTAGTGTATGTGGTACGGGAACAACTGGTGTTCCAGACAAAGATAACAATAATGTGAGGGTTAATAAGCTAAAGGATGTTGGAGGTGTTTATTCAAGTCTGCTTGAGTCAGCCGCGAACAATGACCTGATAAGTCTTGAGCAAATACTGAAAGAAGACGTGTTGAAAATTAATGAAGCTAGTTTTTGGTATGGTAGGAAGCATGGTTTCAATCAGATGGCCCTGGAGCAAAGGACCCCTGTGATGATTGCTGCTCTTTTTGGTAGTCTAGATGTTCTAAATTACATACTTACTATCTACTCTACATATGGGTTTGACATCAATCATAAATGTGGTTCAGACAACAGCACAGCTTTACATTGTGCTGCTGCAGGAGGGGCATGCTATGCCATTGAAACTGTTAAGTTGCTGATACAGTCAGGTGCAGATATCAATAGTTTGGATGCCCTTGGAAGACGGCCTGCTGATTTGATCATGTTTTCTCCAAAATTACCACACGGCAGATCTGTTCTGAAAGAAATGTTGAATGCTAATGCTGATATAGAACTCAATTCTTTCACTTTGCCTAATGTTGCCAACAATGTTTCAAAGGCTACATTCTGCTTTTCTGAATTTGTACACGAGGATGCCATTAAATCACATGGAGGAGACTCTAGTAGATCAGGGTCTGCATCTCCACTTTCTTCACCTCCACGGTCATCATCTCCGGAACTGTCTTATACCCCTTGTCCATCAACATCCCCAAATTTTATAGAGTTATCCAAGACTTTCTGTGTTAACAGTGAAAAGAAGGAATATCCAATTGATCCCTCTCTTCCTGACATAAAAAACAGCATTTATAGTACAGATGAGTTCCGAATGTTTTGCTTCAAGGTGCGCCCTTGCTCCAGAGCTTATTCTCATGATTGGACGGAATGCCCATTTGTGCATCCTGGTGAAAATGCCCGAAGACGCGACCCAAGACGGTTTCACTACAGTTGTGTACCCTGCCCAGATTTTCGGAAGGGAGATTGTGGACGAGGTGATGCCTGTGAATATGCGCATGGTGTCTTTGAGAGCTGGTTGCATCCTGCTCAATATCGTACAAGGTTATGCAAAGATGGAACAAGTTGTGCACGAAGAGTGTGCTTTTTTGCTCACAAACCTGAGGAGCTCCGGCCCTTGTATGTCTCTACTGGTTCAGCAGTGTCTTCACCGAGGACTTCAGCTCCTATAGACATGGCAACTGTAATGGCTCCTCTTGTTCCTGGATCTCCATCTTCTGtcttaatgatgccttcattctcTCCTTCAAATTCACCACAGACCAATTTGTTCACTCCTCCAATGTCGCCTTCATCTCCATCTGCGAGTAAAGCTTGTCATTCATCTCTGGGTGTGTGGTCACAGTCTAATTTGCCAACATTGCACCTTCCTTCTGGGGGATGTCAAACTAGCCGCCTTCGTGCAGCACTAAGTGCCAGAGACCTTCCTTTGGATGATCAGACAGGAGGTCTAGAAAATGATGGCCAAATAGCTAATGAGGCTCTCTCAAATCATGTTAGGATGAATGCTGCTGTAAGTGCTTTATCTGGGGAAGGGAGCAGGTCTCTAAGATCTGGAAAATACAGGGGTCACTTTCTTAATTCTGCTTCATCAAAAAATCTTGATGATCTGTTTGCTTATGAGATATCTTTGCCAGGAGTTGCAGATGTGGAGCCTTCTGTTGTTCAACATACCAGCAACCAGGTTCAGTCTAATAAAACAATGCAAGGGCATCTTCAACTTCAAAATCAGAAGCAGTTGTCAATTGGTACACAGACACTTCCTCGGGTGACAACACAAATGCACCAAGTGGCAGCAGATCCTCAGAGCCCACGGCATTCATTTTTGCAAACGTCTATGCTTTCATCTACATATGGTTTGTCGTCCCTTGGTCGCATGCCATCAATTAATGGAGATCTAGAGGGTGAGAAATTCAGAGGGTCTCCTTTATCTCCAGTTATGTCATCTAATATCAATTCAAGATCTGCCTCATTTTCAAACAGGGAGAGATCTAACTATGGGCACACTGACTTAGGGGCCCATTTAGTTTCTAGTGGTTCTTCAGACTGGGCCTCACCAAATGGTAAACTGGACTGGGGAGTTCATGGTGAAGAACTCAGCAAATTTAGAAAGTCAGCTTCATTTGGCTATCGAAACTCTAATGAACTAGattcatcttggaatcaatttCTGGTCAAGGATTCACTGACAAATGGCGGGCATGATAACAACCAGAGTTATTCAATGGAGACATCAAACAATGGCACAACGAAAGACACTCAACACGCAGTTCTGGCATCCTGGATTGACCAGATGCATTTGGATCAGAAG GAACTGTAA
- the LOC131038393 gene encoding zinc finger CCCH domain-containing protein 30 isoform X1: MCGGPEHPEPCSVCGTGTTGVPDKDNNNVRVNKLKDVGGVYSSLLESAANNDLISLEQILKEDVLKINEASFWYGRKHGFNQMALEQRTPVMIAALFGSLDVLNYILTIYSTYGFDINHKCGSDNSTALHCAAAGGACYAIETVKLLIQSGADINSLDALGRRPADLIMFSPKLPHGRSVLKEMLNANADIELNSFTLPNVANNVSKATFCFSEFVHEDAIKSHGGDSSRSGSASPLSSPPRSSSPELSYTPCPSTSPNFIELSKTFCVNSEKKEYPIDPSLPDIKNSIYSTDEFRMFCFKVRPCSRAYSHDWTECPFVHPGENARRRDPRRFHYSCVPCPDFRKGDCGRGDACEYAHGVFESWLHPAQYRTRLCKDGTSCARRVCFFAHKPEELRPLYVSTGSAVSSPRTSAPIDMATVMAPLVPGSPSSVLMMPSFSPSNSPQTNLFTPPMSPSSPSASKACHSSLGVWSQSNLPTLHLPSGGCQTSRLRAALSARDLPLDDQTGGLENDGQIANEALSNHVRMNAAVSALSGEGSRSLRSGKYRGHFLNSASSKNLDDLFAYEISLPGVADVEPSVVQHTSNQVQSNKTMQGHLQLQNQKQLSIGTQTLPRVTTQMHQVAADPQSPRHSFLQTSMLSSTYGLSSLGRMPSINGDLEGEKFRGSPLSPVMSSNINSRSASFSNRERSNYGHTDLGAHLVSSGSSDWASPNGKLDWGVHGEELSKFRKSASFGYRNSNELDSSWNQFLVKDSLTNGGHDNNQSYSMETSNNGTTKDTQHAVLASWIDQMHLDQKVS, translated from the coding sequence ATGTGTGGAGGTCCAGAGCATCCAGAGCCTTGTAGTGTATGTGGTACGGGAACAACTGGTGTTCCAGACAAAGATAACAATAATGTGAGGGTTAATAAGCTAAAGGATGTTGGAGGTGTTTATTCAAGTCTGCTTGAGTCAGCCGCGAACAATGACCTGATAAGTCTTGAGCAAATACTGAAAGAAGACGTGTTGAAAATTAATGAAGCTAGTTTTTGGTATGGTAGGAAGCATGGTTTCAATCAGATGGCCCTGGAGCAAAGGACCCCTGTGATGATTGCTGCTCTTTTTGGTAGTCTAGATGTTCTAAATTACATACTTACTATCTACTCTACATATGGGTTTGACATCAATCATAAATGTGGTTCAGACAACAGCACAGCTTTACATTGTGCTGCTGCAGGAGGGGCATGCTATGCCATTGAAACTGTTAAGTTGCTGATACAGTCAGGTGCAGATATCAATAGTTTGGATGCCCTTGGAAGACGGCCTGCTGATTTGATCATGTTTTCTCCAAAATTACCACACGGCAGATCTGTTCTGAAAGAAATGTTGAATGCTAATGCTGATATAGAACTCAATTCTTTCACTTTGCCTAATGTTGCCAACAATGTTTCAAAGGCTACATTCTGCTTTTCTGAATTTGTACACGAGGATGCCATTAAATCACATGGAGGAGACTCTAGTAGATCAGGGTCTGCATCTCCACTTTCTTCACCTCCACGGTCATCATCTCCGGAACTGTCTTATACCCCTTGTCCATCAACATCCCCAAATTTTATAGAGTTATCCAAGACTTTCTGTGTTAACAGTGAAAAGAAGGAATATCCAATTGATCCCTCTCTTCCTGACATAAAAAACAGCATTTATAGTACAGATGAGTTCCGAATGTTTTGCTTCAAGGTGCGCCCTTGCTCCAGAGCTTATTCTCATGATTGGACGGAATGCCCATTTGTGCATCCTGGTGAAAATGCCCGAAGACGCGACCCAAGACGGTTTCACTACAGTTGTGTACCCTGCCCAGATTTTCGGAAGGGAGATTGTGGACGAGGTGATGCCTGTGAATATGCGCATGGTGTCTTTGAGAGCTGGTTGCATCCTGCTCAATATCGTACAAGGTTATGCAAAGATGGAACAAGTTGTGCACGAAGAGTGTGCTTTTTTGCTCACAAACCTGAGGAGCTCCGGCCCTTGTATGTCTCTACTGGTTCAGCAGTGTCTTCACCGAGGACTTCAGCTCCTATAGACATGGCAACTGTAATGGCTCCTCTTGTTCCTGGATCTCCATCTTCTGtcttaatgatgccttcattctcTCCTTCAAATTCACCACAGACCAATTTGTTCACTCCTCCAATGTCGCCTTCATCTCCATCTGCGAGTAAAGCTTGTCATTCATCTCTGGGTGTGTGGTCACAGTCTAATTTGCCAACATTGCACCTTCCTTCTGGGGGATGTCAAACTAGCCGCCTTCGTGCAGCACTAAGTGCCAGAGACCTTCCTTTGGATGATCAGACAGGAGGTCTAGAAAATGATGGCCAAATAGCTAATGAGGCTCTCTCAAATCATGTTAGGATGAATGCTGCTGTAAGTGCTTTATCTGGGGAAGGGAGCAGGTCTCTAAGATCTGGAAAATACAGGGGTCACTTTCTTAATTCTGCTTCATCAAAAAATCTTGATGATCTGTTTGCTTATGAGATATCTTTGCCAGGAGTTGCAGATGTGGAGCCTTCTGTTGTTCAACATACCAGCAACCAGGTTCAGTCTAATAAAACAATGCAAGGGCATCTTCAACTTCAAAATCAGAAGCAGTTGTCAATTGGTACACAGACACTTCCTCGGGTGACAACACAAATGCACCAAGTGGCAGCAGATCCTCAGAGCCCACGGCATTCATTTTTGCAAACGTCTATGCTTTCATCTACATATGGTTTGTCGTCCCTTGGTCGCATGCCATCAATTAATGGAGATCTAGAGGGTGAGAAATTCAGAGGGTCTCCTTTATCTCCAGTTATGTCATCTAATATCAATTCAAGATCTGCCTCATTTTCAAACAGGGAGAGATCTAACTATGGGCACACTGACTTAGGGGCCCATTTAGTTTCTAGTGGTTCTTCAGACTGGGCCTCACCAAATGGTAAACTGGACTGGGGAGTTCATGGTGAAGAACTCAGCAAATTTAGAAAGTCAGCTTCATTTGGCTATCGAAACTCTAATGAACTAGattcatcttggaatcaatttCTGGTCAAGGATTCACTGACAAATGGCGGGCATGATAACAACCAGAGTTATTCAATGGAGACATCAAACAATGGCACAACGAAAGACACTCAACACGCAGTTCTGGCATCCTGGATTGACCAGATGCATTTGGATCAGAAGGTATCTTGA